The Candidatus Synechococcus calcipolaris G9 DNA window ATCCCATTACCGAATCCTATTACCGACAGAGAACCTAGGCTAAATGGCTACTTTTAATATTTTTAGGGAATTTCATTAGCTTATTGAACTTAACAAATCAATAACCCCTTATCCTGAACTAAGTTTAGCCTAACACTAGGTCAGCATTCCATTTTATATCAGAGTCATTTTATTCTCAGAGAACGTCGAAAATACATTTATCCTTTACCCAGACTGCGGTGCTGGGGACAGAGGCCATACAGTAATGAATAAAGGGATAAATTATATGATAAGATTTTCTTGCCTTAAAAATCTTTGTCAACCATTGTCGATCCATTGCCAATAGCCTCATGTTTATCTCTACAGCCCCCCTTCCACCTCAATCTTTTCTGCAAATCTGTCCACCCTGATTACCTGGGTGCTCTACAGACAAATACTGAAACTTGCTTTCCCGTTGATTCCCAGGCCTGATGGGTAAGGGATTGTTCGTGGACTACGTATATTTATGGAGTCAAATTGAATATTAAAACCTTAAAACGGGAATGGTTCTCCAATGTTAAGGCGGATCTTTTGGCAGGGGCCGTCGTTGGACTGGCCCTAATTCCCGAGGCGATCGCCTTTTCGATCATTGCCGGGGTTGACCCAAAGGTGGGACTGTATGCCTCATTTATTATTGCGGTGATGACCGCCTTTCTGGGGGGGCGACCGGGTTCTATTTCCGCTGCCACTGGGGCCATGGCTCTGTTGATGATTGATCTGGTCAAAGATCATGGGCTGGAATATCTTTTAGCAGCAACGTTTTTGACCGGAATCCTTCAGGTGATCTTTGGCCTACTAAAGCTGGGTCGTCAAATGAAGTATGTGCCTCGAGCCGTCATGATTGGCTATATCAATGCCTTGGCAGTGTTGATTTTCCTAGCCCAATTGCCCCAATTGATCAATGTGCCACCAGCGGTTTATGTACTCACGATTCTTTCCCTGGTGATCATCTACATTTTGCCCCGTTTCACGAAAGCGGTTCCCTCACCTCTGGTGGCCCTGGCCGTCATGACTATTGCGGCGATCGCCTTAAAATTAGAGGTTCCGACCGTGGGAGACATGGGGGAGTTGCCCGGTAGTTTACCCCTCTTTTCCCTGCCCCAAGTCCCCCTCAATTTAACGACCCTGAAAATTATTTTGCCCTACTCCCTCACCTTGGCGATTGTTGGCTTGTTGGCATCCTTTTTAACCGCCGCTCTAGTGGATGAATTAACCGATAGTCCCAGTGATAAAAATCAAGAAGCCAAAGGCCAAGGGATTGCCAATATTGTCACCGCTTTCTTTGGGGGAATGGCGGGCTGCGGCATGATTGGTCAATCGGTCATTAACGTGCAATCCGGGGGACGGGGACGGCTTTCGACCCTTGCTTCCGGTGTGTTTTTACTCTTTGCCATTTTGGTGCTAAAAGATTGGGTCAGACAAATGCCGATGGCGGCCCTAGTTGCCGTAATGATCATGGTGTCGATTGGCACATTTCGCTGGTCATCCATTCGAAATTTGCGCCGGGTTCCCCGCACCGAGGTGGTGGTGATGCTAACCACGATGTTTGTGACGATTTTTACCCGCAATTTTGCCCTAGGCGTTGCCACCGGTATTGTCATGAGTACGGTATTCTTTTCCCAAAAGATTGCCCTCCTAGTCGTTGTGGATAAGGTTTTAAGCGAAGATGGCAACCACCGCACCTATAAAGTTGCCGGACAGATTTTCTTTTTATCCAAAGAGGAGTTTCTGGAGTCCTTTGATTTTCGGGAACTGGTGGATCAAGTCACGATTGATTTATCCCAGGCCCATCTTTGGGATCAAGGGGCAGTGGAAGTGGTGGATAAAGCCGTGAGTAAATTCCGACGAAATGGGGCCGACGTAGAGGTGATTGGCTTAAATAAAGCCAGTGGTACCCTTTTTGATAAATTGGCCGTCCATAAAGGTTCAGTGGTCATACCGGACTAGCCTCATTTACGTTTTAATATCAGGACTTAACTTAAATGAAAAAGATTTTGATTTGTACCGATGGCTCGTCCTTTGCGGAAAATAGCTATCGTTATGGTGCCTGGTTTGCCCATCGCCTAGATGCCACGATTCATGTTCTCTGTGTGACGGATATTCGCAGTCAACAGGTGATTTCCACCGGAAATTTGAGCGGCAGTATTGGTATTGATGCCTCAGAAAATCTACTCCATCGATTAGTGGAACTGGAACACGAAAAAGCCAAGGTCAATAATCAGCGGGCTAAATTGATTTTGCAACAGGCAAATCAAGCCCTCCAAGGAGAAGGGATTCATCAGGTTCAGCTTTTCCATGAAACTGGATTTTTAGTGGATTGTTTTGAAAAATTTGAAGCAGATTCTGATCTCGTTGTTTTGGGAAAGCGGGGGGAAAATGCCAGTTTTGCCTCGGGCCATTTAGGAGCAAATTTAGAGCGGATTCTTCGTAGTAGTCATAAACCTTGCCTGGTGACATCACGTCAATTTACGCCCATCGAACGGGTTTTGATTGCCTACGATGGCAGTCCCACGGCCAAAAAAATGCTGCAATTTGTGACTCAGTCCCAACTCTTCCATGACATTGATCTCCATGTGATTACGATTGGCAAGGGTAACCAGGATGGAATGGCGATCGCCCGCTTGAGTGAAGCAGAAACCAGCCTATCCGCCGCCGGACTCAAGGCTATCTATCAGTTACTCCAGGGAGAATCCGAGAAAGAAATTAGCCGCTATAGCAGTCAGCAGGATATATGTCTCCTCATCATGGGGGCCTATGGCCATAGCCGCATTCGTCACCTCGTCATCGGCAGCACCACCGCCCAAATTTTGCGGAGCAGTCACATTCCTGTCTTAGTCTTCCGCTAGGTCAGGTCTTGGGGCTTCAGTCCTTGGGAACCAGCCATGACAATACTCAACTATTTCTAGGTTAAGAATTTCTAAGTTAAGAGAAAACTTACGATGTCTACATTAATCAATTCAATTCACTTTCGCCATTGGCGTGGCGATTTATTTGGGGGCGTAACGGCCGCCATTGTCGCATTGCCTTTGGCCCTGGCCTTTGGAGTTGCCTCCGGCGCGGGTGCCATTTCTGGTTTGTATGGGGCCATTATCATCGGTGCCTTTGCGGCTCTTTTTGGCGGAACCCCCACCCAAATTTCTGGCCCCACCGGGCCGATGACCGTTGTCACAACGACGGTGATTACAACCCTGATGGCCCGCTACCCAGACACAGGCCTAGCCATGGCCTTTACGGTTGTGATGCTAGGGGGCATTCTCCAAATTGTTTTTGGGGTGATGCGTTTAGGTCGCTACATTACCCTGATGCCCTATACGGTGATTTCTGGGTTTATGTCTGGGATTGGGGTGATCATTATTGTTTTACAAATTCCGCCCCTGCTGGGACATACCGGCCCGGGTGCGGTTCTTGAGACATTGCAAAAACTACCGTCCTATCTCCAGGAGCCTAACCTGGTTGCCCTACTTTTGGGACTGCTCACCTTAGGTATTGTGTTTCTATCCCCACCCAAACTAAATCGAGTGTTACCTTCGCCCCTGTTAGGTTTGGTGGCCATTACTCTGGTTTCTGTGATCTTTTTTGGCGATGCTCCCCTGGATCGAATTGGCCAAATTCCCAGTGGTTTTCCCCGCCCCCAACTGCCCACATTTCATTTGGCTGAATTAGGGGATATGCTCCGCTATGGTTTGATGCTAGGGGTTTTGGGGGCGATCGATTCCCTTTTGACCTCTTTGGTGGCGGATAGTATTTCCCACACCCAACACAAATCTGATAAAGAATTGATCGGCCAAGGCATCGGTAACTTAGTCTCCGGTCTTTTTGGCGGATTACCCGGTGCGGGGGCGACAATGCGAACGGTGGTAAATGTTCAGGCCGGCGGCAAAACCCCCCTCTCTGGAATCATTCACGCCCTTATTTTATTACTGGTGGTGTTCTGGGCCGGGCCCTTAACCGCCCAAATTCCCAATGCGGTGTTAGCCGGACTCCTATTAAAAGTCGGGATTGATATTTTGGACTGGGGTTTTATTAAGCGGGCCCCGCGTCTTTCAATCAAAGGCACAGGATTAATGTATTTGGTGCTATTTTTAACCGTATTTGTGGATTTAATTACGGCGGTGTTAGTGGGGGCATTTATTGCCAATATACTCACCATTAGCCGCTTAACAGATGTCCAGAGTGATAATATTCAAGCCATTACGGATCCCACGGACTCTAGTAATCTGAGTCCAGCGGAACAGGATATTCTCAGTGCATCCGGTGGCGATATTTTATTGTTTCAGTTAGGTGGGCCGATGAGCTTTGGGGCAGCAAAAAGTATTTCGCGGCGGATGTCCTTGGTCAAAAATTATCAGGCCCTCGTCTTAGATTTAAGTGAGGTTCCCACCATTGGAATTACCGCTGCTCTGGCGATTGAGTCCATTGTCCAGGATTCCCTCAGTCGTTCCCGAAATGTCTGGATTGTCGTCCACCCGGGACAGGTTAAAGATCGGATACAAGCTCTGGAACTCGAACGTTTTGTGAAGCCTCCTTTGACCACCGATAAACCTAGTACTGACAAAAAAGATATGCATAAACACAAAAAGGTCGGTGCGATCGCCCCCAAGCTGTATCAGGTTGAAAATCGCTTTTTAGCTTTACAGTCTGCATTGACATTAGTTCATCCCCAAGTGGGCGATCGCTGAGGATACTCTAAGCCCTCCGAGGACGTTATCAATCCTATGATCTCCAAACAGCCTATTTCTACTAAACAGCCCCAGGCAAATTGGCCCATTCATCAGCTACCGGGACTGAAAGAATCCGATGCTGAAAAGCTCGAACACCATGGTATCGAGACTACTCGACAACTGTTACAAAAAACCCAACAGCCCGCCGATCTGGAAACCCTTGCAGCCCAGCTACAGGTTCATCTTCCGCGCCTGAAAAAATGGCGGGCCATGGCTGACTTGGCCCAAATTCCATCGGTTGGCTGTAAATACTGTGGCTTACTTCCCCACAGTGGCATTGGCTCTAGGCAACAACTCGCTAAAATTCCGGTTCATCGCCTTCACCAGCAGGTTCTGCGTTTTTATGTGAGTAATATGCAACGGCGAGATCTGTGTCCAGAAGTCAGTCGGGTAGCAACCTGGATTGCCCAAGCCCAACGATTTCCCCACCCTTAGGTCAAAAAAAAGCCCATCCCCGTAGGGATAGGCATCAAAAAGAGAGATTAAAGGCTTTAACTCAATGACCGGCCCGACCGAGCCTCGTCAACCCATGGGCAAACCTAGAGACTGGTCAAAAAGCCAATGAGACCATGGCCCGTAATGACTTCCAGGGCCAAGAGAGAAACAAAGCCAATCATAGCTAGACGACCATTGAACAACTCAGCGTAGGGGGTAAAGCCAGACTGAGACTCGCTCATAACGTACATTTGAGGCTCGATGGCGAAATTGTTCATTTTCCCTTGGTCATCGATGATAGAACCGCTTCTCATAATGGTGCTCCTGTTTGTTGCGTTTTCTTTACCTTTCTTAATATAAGTTAACACTTAGTTTACAAAATTGCAAGGGCAGGCCCATTCGGCTATGGTGGTGGGTTAAAAAGAAGGGAATAGCCCCCATGTATCAGTGCTTTGTAAAAAATTGCACGATTTGACTATAGGTATCTGGGGTATTAGCATCCCAACCTAGACCCCATTCGGCCCTGCCGGGAATCGGCTCTATCTTGGAGCGGCTTTGGTGTAATAACTGCCGCAGGCCCGCTTGGCTCTCTCTTAAGTGCAACAACTGGTGACGCCATGCCCCCACGAAGACAAGGGGGTGATCCCAGCGGCCATTTAAGGTTGGAACCAAAAGGCGATCGCCCTGGGCAACACTAGCACAACGTAACCGGGCGTAAAGCTGGGGTTGGCGGGGTTGATCAATGGCCGAGATGAGAATTGCACGGGTTTGCTGGGGCACCGCTTGCACGCCAGCAGCAATAGAAGTGGTTTTGCCTTGACTAGGATCAGGATTGAACACTAAATAGTCCTGGGGCAAGGTTCGCTTTCCCCAGTCCCAGTTATGGGGGCCCAAAACAATTCGGGGAATCCATCCCGTAGTTGCCAGGGTCTCTAGCAGCCATTGACCTAGGGGCTGGCCATTGAGCCAAGGTAGAGCGGCTTTGTCCTGACCCATCCGTTGGGAGTAACCTGCCGCTAGAACGATCGCATAGGCAAGGGGGGGCTTAGTCATGGCCGCGCCAATGGCCAATCAACTCGGCCACAATACTGACCGCAATTTCCTCTGGGGTTTCTGCCCCAATTTCCAGGCCAATGGGGGCGTGAAGAATCTCCTCCGGCAAAGGACTCCCATGGTGCTGATCATAAACTTGGCGCAGAGTGCTAATGCGCTTGCGACTGCCTAAAATGCCCAGGTAATCCAACCGAGCAAAGCCATCCTTTAACTCGCCAAGGGTGTGCAGATCCTGGGGCAACCCCCGGGTCACTAAAGCCACCCAGCGCGGCCCCTGCCAGGCATAAAAGGTATCTAGGGCATGGCTCAGGAAAGGAAAACAGCGAGTGCCCTCGGGTAAGGCATCAGCAGCTAACCAGGAGGGGCGATCGTCATAAACGATCATTTGCCACCCTAAGCCACTGGCCAAATGGCTAAGGGCACGGCCCACATGGCCAGCACCCACCACTAGCAATACCGGCGGTGGCCAGAGCTGCTCAACAAAGAACTCTTGAGAGGGAAAGGGGTCTTTGGCTGTCAAGGCAATGGGAAACTCTCCGTGCAATTGGCAAACTATGGGTACGGCTTGCCCTTGGCTTAACTGCTGGTGAATGTGCTTAATCGTAGAGACTAGGGTAAAGGTTTGGGCATCCAGGTACTGCACCCAAAGTCTCATGGTGCCACCACAGATACCATCCCGGAGCTGCTGGGGATTCCCCCAAAGATCAATGTCCAAAACCTGGGCTTTGCCAGTTTGCATTACCTGTGCTGCTGCCACTATGACCTTAGCTTCGGCAGCCCCACCCCCAATCGTACCTACCCACTGGCCGCTGGGGGTGATTAGCATTCGCGCCCCTCCTTGACGGGGGGTTGACCCCTGGCTGGTTACTACCGTAGCCAGTGCCACTGGCCCCTCTGCTAGGGCAGTTGCCAAGGCCTGCCAGAAATGAGTCATAAACTTTTTATTAAAATCTCGAAAATGATTTAACTTTTGCTTATTCTAAGTACAGCTTAACAAATGGTATTGTGATGGATCTCAATACGGTGAGCCGGGTCGTACAGCCGCGCACCCTGGCAGAAGCCCCGTTTCCCTGGTCGTCTGATATGGCTTGGCTGGCGGGGGGCACTTGGCTCTTTTCTGAGCCTCAAAGCCATTTAACCACCCTAGTGGATTTGCGTAGCCTCAATTGGCCCGATTATGAATTAAACGAATCGGGGCTGACGATTGGTGCTACCTGTGCGATCGCCACCTTGGCTGGGATGTCCCTGCCCACCCACTGGTCTGCCGCAGAATTGGTTCCTGTCTGCTGTCAGGCTTTGCTGGCCTCGTTTAAGATTTGGAACGAAGCTACAGTGGGGGGCAATATCTGCTGTGGCTTGCCCGCCGGCTCTATGATTACCCTGAGTGTGGCCTTAGATGGAGTTGGCACCCTCTGGGGCCACGGCGGGCAGAGGCGTCAAGTGGCCATTGCCGATTTTATTACAGGTGAAGGACAAAAAGATTTGCACCCCGACGAGGTCTTACGCAGTATTCACATTTCTGCCTCGGCCTGGCAACGGCGTTATACCTATCGTCGTTGTGCGTCTGGAGAGCAGGGGCGATCGATGGTGTTTTTAGTGGGGACGGTTGACCCCACCACTGACGAATTTGTGCTAACCCTTACCGCCGCAACTCAGCACCCCATGCAATTACGCTTTCCTAGTTTGCCTTCCTGGTCAACCGTACACAAGGCCCTAGACGAGCAAATTCCCTTTACCCTTTACCTCGAAGATGCCTATCGCTGCGCTACCTACCGCCAGCACATGACGTACTATTTTGCCGAACAAATTTTGGCAGAGTTGGCAGCGGATCCCTAGGGGGAATTGTTGCTGTGGTTACCCTAGTGTTTAAGGAGTATCTATCCCGATGCAATTTGAAGTAAATGGTAAGGGTTTTGCCGTAACCCCCACCAGTGGCCAGTGTCTACGCACCTTTCTGCGGGAACTGGGCTTTTTGGGGGTAAAAAAGGGATGTGATACCGGAGATTGTGGTGCCTGTACGGTTTGGGTAGATGGTAAACCCATTCATAGCTGCCTTTACCCGGCCTTTCGCGCCCAAAATCGCCACATTACGACCATTGAGGGGCTAGGTTCCCAGCAGCAGTTGCATCCCCTCCAACAGGCCTTTTTGGCTGCCCAGGGCTATCAATGCGGGTTTTGTACCGCTGGGATGTTAATGACCGCTGCCAGCCTAGAGTCCCTCTCCGGCGATGAGTTGCCCCGCTTGATGAAGGGAAGTCTGTGCCGCTGTACGGGCTATCGAGCCATCCAGGATGCCCTTGAGGGGATTGCCAACGTGGAAACGGAGCAGCCGGGCCAAGGGGTGGGAGCCTGTGTGGCCAACCCTTTAGGGCCAAGCATTGTCACTGGCCAAGCCCGCTATACTGCCGATGTGGCCATTGAGGACTTGCATTACTTAAAGGTGCTGCGATCGCCCCATGCCCATGCCCGCATTCTTAAAATTGATAAAACCCAAGCTCTAGCATTACCAGGGGTGCGGGCCATTTTCACCTGGGAAGATGTTCCGCGCAAGCGTTTTACCTCTGCCACTCACCACGATTACCGCGTTGATCCCGACGATACCTACGTTCTCGATCAAATTGTGCGCTTTAAGGGCCAGCGCATTGCTGCCGTTGTCGCCGACAGTGAAGCCCATGCCGAAGCAGCGGTGCGGGCCCTAGCCGTAGAGTATGAGATTTTTCCCGCTGTTTTTGATGCTGAAACAGCCATGGCTCCAGGAGCACCTATCCTACACCGGGACAGCGGCCCCGAATCTCGGATCATGCGCCCCGATCGCAACATTTTTGCCGAAATTCATGGCGAGCAGGGCAATGTGGCCGAGGGGTTTGCCCAGGCTGCTTATCTTTACCAAGACACCTATCAAACCAATCGCCAGCAGCATGTTCACCTAGAAACCCACTGTTCTGTCAGTTGGCTAGATGACCAGGGCCGTTTGCATGTGCGCACCTCTTCGCAAACGCCGTCCCTCACTAAGGAAAAGCTGTGTCATATTTTTGATATTTATCCAGAAAAAATTCATGTCTTTAGTGAGCGGGTTGGGGGAGGCTTTGGCGGCAAGCAGGAGGTTCTCACCGAGGATCTGTGTGTCTTGG harbors:
- a CDS encoding chlorophyll a/b-binding protein; the encoded protein is MRSGSIIDDQGKMNNFAIEPQMYVMSESQSGFTPYAELFNGRLAMIGFVSLLALEVITGHGLIGFLTSL
- a CDS encoding XdhC family protein, whose protein sequence is MTHFWQALATALAEGPVALATVVTSQGSTPRQGGARMLITPSGQWVGTIGGGAAEAKVIVAAAQVMQTGKAQVLDIDLWGNPQQLRDGICGGTMRLWVQYLDAQTFTLVSTIKHIHQQLSQGQAVPIVCQLHGEFPIALTAKDPFPSQEFFVEQLWPPPVLLVVGAGHVGRALSHLASGLGWQMIVYDDRPSWLAADALPEGTRCFPFLSHALDTFYAWQGPRWVALVTRGLPQDLHTLGELKDGFARLDYLGILGSRKRISTLRQVYDQHHGSPLPEEILHAPIGLEIGAETPEEIAVSIVAELIGHWRGHD
- a CDS encoding DUF4332 domain-containing protein, translated to MISKQPISTKQPQANWPIHQLPGLKESDAEKLEHHGIETTRQLLQKTQQPADLETLAAQLQVHLPRLKKWRAMADLAQIPSVGCKYCGLLPHSGIGSRQQLAKIPVHRLHQQVLRFYVSNMQRRDLCPEVSRVATWIAQAQRFPHP
- a CDS encoding SulP family inorganic anion transporter, encoding MNIKTLKREWFSNVKADLLAGAVVGLALIPEAIAFSIIAGVDPKVGLYASFIIAVMTAFLGGRPGSISAATGAMALLMIDLVKDHGLEYLLAATFLTGILQVIFGLLKLGRQMKYVPRAVMIGYINALAVLIFLAQLPQLINVPPAVYVLTILSLVIIYILPRFTKAVPSPLVALAVMTIAAIALKLEVPTVGDMGELPGSLPLFSLPQVPLNLTTLKIILPYSLTLAIVGLLASFLTAALVDELTDSPSDKNQEAKGQGIANIVTAFFGGMAGCGMIGQSVINVQSGGRGRLSTLASGVFLLFAILVLKDWVRQMPMAALVAVMIMVSIGTFRWSSIRNLRRVPRTEVVVMLTTMFVTIFTRNFALGVATGIVMSTVFFSQKIALLVVVDKVLSEDGNHRTYKVAGQIFFLSKEEFLESFDFRELVDQVTIDLSQAHLWDQGAVEVVDKAVSKFRRNGADVEVIGLNKASGTLFDKLAVHKGSVVIPD
- a CDS encoding SulP family inorganic anion transporter, whose translation is MSTLINSIHFRHWRGDLFGGVTAAIVALPLALAFGVASGAGAISGLYGAIIIGAFAALFGGTPTQISGPTGPMTVVTTTVITTLMARYPDTGLAMAFTVVMLGGILQIVFGVMRLGRYITLMPYTVISGFMSGIGVIIIVLQIPPLLGHTGPGAVLETLQKLPSYLQEPNLVALLLGLLTLGIVFLSPPKLNRVLPSPLLGLVAITLVSVIFFGDAPLDRIGQIPSGFPRPQLPTFHLAELGDMLRYGLMLGVLGAIDSLLTSLVADSISHTQHKSDKELIGQGIGNLVSGLFGGLPGAGATMRTVVNVQAGGKTPLSGIIHALILLLVVFWAGPLTAQIPNAVLAGLLLKVGIDILDWGFIKRAPRLSIKGTGLMYLVLFLTVFVDLITAVLVGAFIANILTISRLTDVQSDNIQAITDPTDSSNLSPAEQDILSASGGDILLFQLGGPMSFGAAKSISRRMSLVKNYQALVLDLSEVPTIGITAALAIESIVQDSLSRSRNVWIVVHPGQVKDRIQALELERFVKPPLTTDKPSTDKKDMHKHKKVGAIAPKLYQVENRFLALQSALTLVHPQVGDR
- a CDS encoding FAD binding domain-containing protein, whose protein sequence is MDLNTVSRVVQPRTLAEAPFPWSSDMAWLAGGTWLFSEPQSHLTTLVDLRSLNWPDYELNESGLTIGATCAIATLAGMSLPTHWSAAELVPVCCQALLASFKIWNEATVGGNICCGLPAGSMITLSVALDGVGTLWGHGGQRRQVAIADFITGEGQKDLHPDEVLRSIHISASAWQRRYTYRRCASGEQGRSMVFLVGTVDPTTDEFVLTLTAATQHPMQLRFPSLPSWSTVHKALDEQIPFTLYLEDAYRCATYRQHMTYYFAEQILAELAADP
- a CDS encoding universal stress protein, with translation MKKILICTDGSSFAENSYRYGAWFAHRLDATIHVLCVTDIRSQQVISTGNLSGSIGIDASENLLHRLVELEHEKAKVNNQRAKLILQQANQALQGEGIHQVQLFHETGFLVDCFEKFEADSDLVVLGKRGENASFASGHLGANLERILRSSHKPCLVTSRQFTPIERVLIAYDGSPTAKKMLQFVTQSQLFHDIDLHVITIGKGNQDGMAIARLSEAETSLSAAGLKAIYQLLQGESEKEISRYSSQQDICLLIMGAYGHSRIRHLVIGSTTAQILRSSHIPVLVFR
- a CDS encoding nucleotidyltransferase family protein, with the translated sequence MTKPPLAYAIVLAAGYSQRMGQDKAALPWLNGQPLGQWLLETLATTGWIPRIVLGPHNWDWGKRTLPQDYLVFNPDPSQGKTTSIAAGVQAVPQQTRAILISAIDQPRQPQLYARLRCASVAQGDRLLVPTLNGRWDHPLVFVGAWRHQLLHLRESQAGLRQLLHQSRSKIEPIPGRAEWGLGWDANTPDTYSQIVQFFTKH